The proteins below are encoded in one region of Verrucomicrobiota bacterium:
- a CDS encoding YmdB family metallophosphoesterase: MKILFLGDVVGEPGRMAACRTAELYLKRGDADFIVVNGENAAAGRGITPKLAIDLMRSGVAVITTGDHIWDQKEIYSYISTEPRLLRPINYPPGTPGGGSIVLDTAHGPIAVMNVQCRTFMKNPLENPFLAASAEIQRLRKETPVIIVDVHGETTSEKIAMGRHLDGKVSLVVGTHTHVQTADERIFPGGTGFLCDAGMCGPEDSILGRDCDAVVGQFLTSMPAKFPVARGPVMACGVLVEVDPETGKAKAIRRVVERYGAP, encoded by the coding sequence ATTAAAATCCTCTTCCTTGGCGATGTGGTTGGAGAGCCAGGTCGTATGGCCGCATGCCGGACCGCCGAGCTCTACCTGAAACGCGGCGATGCCGACTTTATTGTGGTCAATGGGGAGAACGCAGCGGCGGGTCGCGGGATCACCCCGAAGCTGGCGATCGATCTCATGAGGAGCGGCGTGGCGGTTATCACCACCGGCGACCACATCTGGGACCAGAAAGAGATTTATTCCTACATTTCCACCGAACCCAGGCTCCTACGACCGATCAACTATCCCCCCGGCACGCCTGGCGGAGGCAGCATCGTTCTGGATACGGCCCATGGCCCCATCGCCGTCATGAACGTCCAGTGCCGGACCTTCATGAAGAATCCGCTGGAGAATCCCTTCCTGGCAGCCTCAGCCGAGATCCAGCGCCTGCGAAAAGAGACTCCCGTGATCATCGTCGATGTCCACGGCGAGACCACGAGCGAGAAGATCGCCATGGGCCGTCATCTGGATGGCAAGGTCTCGCTGGTCGTCGGAACCCACACCCATGTGCAGACCGCCGACGAGCGGATCTTTCCCGGGGGCACCGGCTTCCTCTGCGATGCAGGGATGTGCGGCCCGGAGGACTCCATCCTGGGCCGCGATTGCGATGCCGTCGTGGGGCAGTTCCTCACCTCGATGCCGGCCAAGTTCCCGGTGGCCCGGGGGCCTGTCATGGCCTGCGGGGTACTAGTCGAGGTCGATCCTGAAACGGGAAAGGCCAAAGCAATCCGCCGTGTCGTGGAACGCTACGGCGCACCTTAG
- a CDS encoding peptidylprolyl isomerase — translation MTITKGSVVLFDYTLTDDDKELIDSSKDAGPLAYLQGEGQIVKGLENAMEGKRAGDTFKISVTPEEGYGAIDPAKIAVVDADQIEGGDELEEGMQLEASHDSEEGEQVVVVAKIEGNKITLDGNHPLAGMNLHFDIKIREVRAATAEEIEHGHVHGDGGHHH, via the coding sequence ATGACGATCACCAAAGGCTCCGTTGTTCTCTTTGACTACACGCTCACCGACGATGACAAGGAGCTCATTGACTCCTCTAAAGACGCGGGTCCTCTCGCCTATCTGCAGGGCGAGGGCCAGATCGTCAAGGGCCTCGAGAACGCTATGGAGGGCAAACGCGCGGGAGATACCTTCAAGATCAGCGTTACTCCCGAGGAGGGCTACGGCGCGATCGATCCTGCGAAGATCGCCGTGGTCGATGCCGATCAGATCGAGGGGGGGGATGAACTTGAGGAGGGAATGCAGTTGGAAGCCTCCCATGATAGCGAGGAGGGCGAACAGGTCGTGGTCGTCGCCAAGATTGAGGGGAATAAAATTACCCTAGATGGCAATCATCCGCTAGCCGGCATGAATCTCCACTTCGACATCAAGATCCGAGAGGTCCGTGCCGCTACCGCCGAGGAAATCGAACACGGCCATGTGCACGGTGACGGCGGCCATCATCACTAA
- the katG gene encoding catalase/peroxidase HPI — translation MNTESLCPFSGSAPKQAISGASMNAAWWPNQLNLKLLNQQSPLTNPMEEGFDYAKEFKSLDLEAVKKDLTALMTDSQEWWPADFGHYGPLFVRMAWHSAGTYRTADGRGGGGNGSQRFAPLNSWPDNVNLDKARRLLWPIKQKYGNKLSWADLMILTGNVALESMGFKTFGFAGGRADIWEPEEIYWGVEKEWLADQRYSGDRELENPLAAVQMGLIYVNPEGPNGNPDPLAAARDIRETFARMAMNDEETVALIAGGHTFGKCHGAGPATHVGPEPEAAGIDEQGFGWISDFRSGKGGDAISSGLEVTWTQTPTQWSNYYFENLFNYDWELTKSPAGANQWVAKNAEANIPDAADSSKRHLPTMLTTDLSLRFDPAYEKISRHFLANPDQFADAFARAWFKLTHRDMGPRARYLGADVPSEVLIWQDPIPALDHPLIGEAEIADLKNRILASGLKISELVTTAWASASTFRGSDKRGGANGARLRLAPQKDWEVNQPAQLAKVLKALEAIQQEFNAAQTSGKKVSIADLIVLGGCAAVEAAAKKAGQDAKVPFTPGRMDASQAETDVHSFAVLEPVADGFRNYLRKGHDAYAADLLIDRANLLTLTAPEMTVLIGGLRALDTNFAHFEHGIFTKRPETLSNDFFVNLLDMGTKWTKSVATPGVLEGRDRKTGELKWTGTIADLVFGSNSQLRALAEVYACSDSQALFVKEFVAAWTKVMELDRFDLK, via the coding sequence ATGAACACCGAATCCCTATGCCCGTTCTCGGGTAGCGCTCCCAAGCAAGCTATCTCCGGAGCTTCGATGAACGCCGCTTGGTGGCCCAATCAGCTCAACCTCAAGCTTCTGAACCAACAGTCTCCTCTCACAAATCCGATGGAAGAGGGATTCGATTATGCGAAGGAGTTCAAGAGCCTCGACCTCGAGGCAGTGAAAAAAGACCTTACCGCCTTGATGACGGATTCCCAGGAATGGTGGCCCGCCGATTTTGGTCACTACGGCCCTCTCTTCGTCCGCATGGCCTGGCACAGCGCAGGCACCTACCGCACTGCCGACGGTCGTGGCGGTGGTGGCAACGGCAGCCAGCGCTTCGCACCTCTCAATAGCTGGCCCGACAACGTCAATCTCGACAAGGCCCGCCGCTTGCTCTGGCCGATTAAGCAGAAATACGGCAATAAACTCTCCTGGGCTGATCTGATGATCCTCACCGGGAACGTCGCCCTCGAGTCGATGGGCTTCAAGACCTTCGGTTTCGCCGGTGGTCGCGCGGACATCTGGGAGCCGGAGGAGATCTACTGGGGTGTTGAGAAGGAGTGGCTCGCTGATCAGCGCTACAGCGGCGACCGTGAGCTCGAGAACCCCCTCGCCGCCGTCCAGATGGGTCTTATTTATGTGAATCCCGAAGGTCCCAATGGCAATCCTGACCCGCTTGCCGCAGCCAGGGATATCCGCGAAACCTTTGCTCGCATGGCGATGAATGACGAGGAGACGGTGGCCCTGATCGCCGGTGGCCATACATTCGGAAAGTGCCACGGAGCAGGCCCAGCCACTCATGTCGGCCCCGAGCCTGAGGCGGCCGGAATCGATGAACAGGGATTCGGCTGGATCAGCGACTTCCGCAGCGGCAAGGGCGGCGACGCGATCTCCAGCGGTCTGGAGGTCACCTGGACCCAGACTCCGACCCAATGGAGCAATTATTACTTCGAGAATCTCTTCAACTACGACTGGGAGCTGACCAAGAGCCCGGCCGGAGCCAACCAGTGGGTGGCCAAGAATGCGGAAGCCAACATTCCGGATGCTGCCGACTCCTCGAAGCGGCACCTGCCGACCATGCTCACCACGGATCTCTCGCTCCGCTTCGATCCCGCGTATGAGAAAATCTCACGTCATTTCCTTGCCAACCCCGATCAGTTCGCCGATGCCTTCGCGCGCGCTTGGTTCAAACTCACCCACCGCGACATGGGTCCGCGGGCACGCTATCTGGGGGCGGATGTCCCCTCCGAAGTGCTGATCTGGCAGGATCCCATTCCGGCGCTCGATCATCCTCTTATCGGAGAAGCCGAGATCGCCGATCTCAAGAACAGGATCCTTGCTTCTGGGCTGAAGATTTCGGAACTGGTAACGACGGCCTGGGCCTCTGCCTCCACCTTCCGGGGCAGCGACAAGCGGGGCGGGGCTAACGGCGCTCGCCTCCGCCTTGCTCCTCAGAAGGATTGGGAAGTCAACCAACCGGCCCAACTGGCCAAAGTTCTCAAGGCACTCGAAGCCATCCAGCAGGAGTTCAACGCAGCGCAGACAAGCGGGAAGAAAGTGTCAATTGCTGATCTGATCGTTCTCGGCGGCTGCGCTGCCGTCGAAGCCGCGGCAAAGAAAGCGGGCCAAGACGCGAAGGTTCCCTTCACTCCCGGTCGCATGGATGCCTCTCAAGCAGAGACCGACGTGCATTCCTTCGCCGTCCTGGAGCCGGTTGCCGATGGATTCCGTAATTACCTCAGGAAAGGACACGATGCCTATGCGGCCGATCTCCTAATCGATCGGGCCAATCTCCTGACGCTCACCGCTCCCGAAATGACGGTGCTCATCGGCGGTCTCCGGGCTCTGGATACCAACTTCGCCCACTTCGAGCACGGTATCTTCACCAAACGGCCCGAAACCCTGAGTAACGATTTCTTCGTGAATCTCCTCGATATGGGGACGAAATGGACGAAGTCCGTTGCCACCCCGGGTGTGCTGGAAGGACGTGACCGGAAGACAGGCGAGCTCAAGTGGACCGGCACGATCGCTGATCTGGTCTTCGGATCGAATTCCCAACTCCGGGCCCTGGCGGAAGTCTACGCCTGCTCCGATTCGCAAGCGCTCTTCGTGAAAGAGTTCGTTGCGGCTTGGACTAAGGTCATGGAGCTAGACCGCTTCGACCTGAAGTAA
- a CDS encoding tRNA-dihydrouridine synthase family protein — translation MQDVTDLPFWRLMTRYGGADLYYTEYFRVTATSGLDKPILASITQNPTGRPVIAQMIGNDIAALVRTAKELCHHPIAAIDLNLGCPAPVVYRKCAGGGLLRDLPRIDKILGALRDAIPGKLTVKTRLGFDTEKTLEALLPLFAKHSIDLVTVHGRTVLQMYSGGIRHDLIQMAAESLSCPVLGNGNVSTPADAETLLRETSARGLMIGRGAVRNPWLFSQIREHFAGNAITYPTGREVLAYIHDLYETVCDPSIPDPKGVQKIKKYANFIGEGISPEFLHAVRRVGSKEAFFALCREHLDHGEAMMLAPASQGF, via the coding sequence ATGCAGGATGTGACCGACCTGCCGTTCTGGCGTCTGATGACACGCTATGGCGGTGCGGATCTCTACTACACCGAGTATTTCCGCGTTACGGCAACCTCGGGCCTCGACAAGCCGATCCTGGCGTCGATCACGCAGAATCCGACCGGCCGCCCCGTCATCGCTCAGATGATTGGCAACGACATCGCAGCATTGGTTCGCACGGCCAAGGAGCTGTGCCATCATCCCATCGCGGCGATCGATCTGAACCTGGGCTGCCCCGCCCCCGTGGTCTACCGCAAGTGCGCGGGAGGGGGGCTACTGCGCGATCTTCCCCGTATCGATAAAATCCTCGGGGCTTTGAGGGACGCCATCCCGGGGAAGCTCACGGTGAAGACCCGTCTTGGCTTCGACACGGAGAAAACCCTTGAGGCACTTCTCCCTCTCTTTGCAAAACACTCCATTGATCTGGTGACCGTCCATGGGCGGACAGTGCTCCAGATGTACAGCGGAGGGATCCGCCATGACCTGATCCAGATGGCGGCCGAATCACTTTCTTGCCCAGTCCTAGGAAATGGTAATGTCTCCACTCCTGCCGATGCCGAGACTCTCCTGAGGGAAACCAGTGCCCGCGGCCTAATGATCGGACGCGGTGCGGTCCGCAACCCTTGGCTCTTTTCGCAGATTCGGGAGCATTTTGCGGGGAATGCGATTACCTACCCGACAGGCCGCGAAGTCCTGGCCTATATTCACGATCTCTACGAGACGGTCTGTGACCCGAGCATTCCGGATCCCAAAGGGGTTCAGAAGATAAAGAAATACGCGAACTTCATCGGCGAGGGTATCAGCCCGGAGTTCCTGCATGCGGTTCGCCGCGTCGGCAGCAAGGAGGCCTTTTTCGCGCTCTGCCGGGAGCATCTCGATCACGGGGAAGCGATGATGCTCGCGCCTGCGTCGCAAGGCTTTTAG